In Capsicum annuum cultivar UCD-10X-F1 unplaced genomic scaffold, UCD10Xv1.1 ctg1673, whole genome shotgun sequence, the following are encoded in one genomic region:
- the LOC124890361 gene encoding photosystem II CP47 reaction center protein-like, giving the protein SLDLPKIFGIHLFLSGVACFGFGAFHVTGLYGPGIWVSDPYGLTGKVQPVNPVWGVEGFDPFVPGGIASHHIAAGTLGILAGLFHLSVRPPQRLYKGLRMGNIETVLSSSIAAVFFAAFVVAGTMWYGSATTPIELFGPTRYQWDQGYFQQEIYQRVSARLAENQSLSEAWSKIPEKLAFYDYIGNNPAKGGLFRAGSMDNGDGIAVGWLGHPIFRDKEGRELFVRRMPTFFETFPVVLVDGDGIVRADVPFRRVESKYSVEQVGVTVEFYGGKLNGVSYSDPATVKKYARRAQLGEIFELDRATLKSDGVFRSSPRGWFTFGHASFALLFFFGHIWHGARTLFRDVFAGIDPDLDAQVEFGAFQKLGDPTTKRQAA; this is encoded by the coding sequence TCTTTGGATTTGCCAAAGATCTTTGGAATTCATTTATTTCTCTCAGGGGTAGCTTGCTTTGGTTTTGGTGCATTTCATGTAACAGGCTTGTATGGTCCCGGAATATGGGTGTCCGATCCTTATGGACTAACGGGAAAAGTACAACCTGTAAATCCAGTGTGGGGCGTGGAAGGTTTTGATCCTTTTGTTCCAGGAGGAATAGCCTCTCATCATATTGCAGCAGGAACATTGGGCATATTAGCGGGCCTATTCCATCTTAGCGTCCGTCCACCACAACGTCTATACAAAGGATTGCGTATGGGAAATATTGAAACCGTCCTTTCCAGTAGTATTGCTGCTGTCTTTTTTGCAGCTTTTGTTGTTGCCGGAACTATGTGGTATGGTTCGGCAACTACCCCGATTGAATTATTTGGGCCCACTCGTTATCAATGGGATCAGGGGTACTTCCAGCAAGAAATATATCAAAGAGTTAGTGCTAGGCTAGCAGAAAATCAAAGTTTATCAGAAGCCTGGTCTAAAATTCCTGAAAAATTAGCTTTTTATGATTACATCGGCAATAATCCGGCAAAAGGAGGATTATTCAGAGCAGGTTCAATGGATAACGGGGATGGAATAGCAGTTGGATGGTTAGGACACCCTATCTTTAGAGATAAAGAAGGGCGTGAACTTTTTGTACGTCGTATGCCTACTTTTTTTGAAACATTTCCGGTCGTTTTAGTAGACGGCGATGGAATTGTTAGGGCCGATGTTCCTTTTAGAAGGGTAGAATCGAAGTATAGTGTTGAACAAGTAGGTGTAACTGTTGAGTTCTACGGTGGTAAACTCAACGGCGTCAGTTATAGTGATCCTGCTACTGTGAAAAAATATGCTAGACGTGCTCAATTGGGTGAAATTTTCGAATTAGATCGTGCTACTTTGAAATCCGATGGTGTTTTTCGTAGCAGTCCAAGGGGTTGGTTTACTTTTGGGCATGCTTCGTTtgctttgctcttcttcttcggACACATTTGGCATGGTGCTAGAACCTTGTTCAGAGATGTTTTTGCTGGTATTGACCCAGATTTAGATGCTCAAGTCGAATTTGGGGCATTCCAAAAACTTGGAGATCCAACTACAAAAAGACAGGCAGCCTGA